Proteins encoded together in one Phyllostomus discolor isolate MPI-MPIP mPhyDis1 chromosome 6, mPhyDis1.pri.v3, whole genome shotgun sequence window:
- the IL1B gene encoding interleukin-1 beta isoform X2, with protein MAAVPELSSEMMAYYSDNENDLFFEADGPQQTKCSFQNLDLSSLGDESIQLQVSHQLCNSSFRQVASVVVAVEKLRKVPIVCSQDFQDDDLRSLFFFIFKEEHIDSMWDDTYECDALLQSLNCRLHDISQKSLVLSGPHELQALHLTRQNMNQEVVFCMRFVLGEENSDKIPVALGIKEKDLYLSCMMKDGKPTLQLETLDPKAQSKKKMEKRFVFNKTEMMGKVEFESAMYPNWYISTSQAEQMPVFLGNVRGGQDITDFTLEILSS; from the exons GAGAATGACCTGTTCTTTGAGGCTGATGGCCCCCAACAGACTAAG TGCTCCTTTCAAAACCTGGACCTCAGCTCTCTGGGAGATGAGAGCATCCAGCTGCAAGTCTCCCACCAGCTCTGCAACTCGAGTTTCAGGCAAGTCGCATCGGTCGTGGTTGCTGTGGAGAAGCTGCGGAAAGTGCCCATTGTCTGCTCACAGGACTTCCAGGATGACGACCTGAGgagcctctttttcttcatctttaaagaaG AACACATCGACAGCATGTGGGATGACACCTACGAGTGTGATGCACTCCTACAATCGCTGAACTGCAGACTCCATGACATAAGCCAAAAATCCCTGGTGCTGTCTGGACCACATGAGCTGCAGGCTCTTCACCTCACTAGACAGAATATGAACCAAGAAG TGGTGTTCTGCATGAGATTTGTGCTAGGAGAAGAAAATAGTGACAAGATACCTGTGGCCTTGGGCATCAAGGAAAAGGATCTGTACCTATCTTGCATGATGAAGGACGGGAAGCCCACCCTGCAACTGGAG ACATTAGATCCGAAAGCTCAGTCAAAGAAGAAGATGGAAAAGCGATTTGTCTTCAACAAGACAGAAATGATGGGCAAGGTAGAATTTGAGTCTGCCATGTATCCCAACTGGTACATCAGCACCTCACAAGCAGAACAGATGCCCGTCTTCCTAGGAAATGTTAGAGGTGGCCAGGATATAACTGACTTCACCTTGGAAATCCTGTCTTCCTGA
- the IL1B gene encoding interleukin-1 beta isoform X1 codes for MRVQSQRFCYLYGPFCLSDDKKEALWTNHLNTLTSLVFPQCSFQNLDLSSLGDESIQLQVSHQLCNSSFRQVASVVVAVEKLRKVPIVCSQDFQDDDLRSLFFFIFKEEHIDSMWDDTYECDALLQSLNCRLHDISQKSLVLSGPHELQALHLTRQNMNQEVVFCMRFVLGEENSDKIPVALGIKEKDLYLSCMMKDGKPTLQLETLDPKAQSKKKMEKRFVFNKTEMMGKVEFESAMYPNWYISTSQAEQMPVFLGNVRGGQDITDFTLEILSS; via the exons ATGAGAGTTCAGTCCCAGAGGTTCTGTTATCTCTATGGCCCCTTCTGCCTCTCTGATGACAAAAAGGAAGCTCTCTGGACCAACCACCTTAACACGCTCACTTCCTTGGTCTTTCCACAGTGCTCCTTTCAAAACCTGGACCTCAGCTCTCTGGGAGATGAGAGCATCCAGCTGCAAGTCTCCCACCAGCTCTGCAACTCGAGTTTCAGGCAAGTCGCATCGGTCGTGGTTGCTGTGGAGAAGCTGCGGAAAGTGCCCATTGTCTGCTCACAGGACTTCCAGGATGACGACCTGAGgagcctctttttcttcatctttaaagaaG AACACATCGACAGCATGTGGGATGACACCTACGAGTGTGATGCACTCCTACAATCGCTGAACTGCAGACTCCATGACATAAGCCAAAAATCCCTGGTGCTGTCTGGACCACATGAGCTGCAGGCTCTTCACCTCACTAGACAGAATATGAACCAAGAAG TGGTGTTCTGCATGAGATTTGTGCTAGGAGAAGAAAATAGTGACAAGATACCTGTGGCCTTGGGCATCAAGGAAAAGGATCTGTACCTATCTTGCATGATGAAGGACGGGAAGCCCACCCTGCAACTGGAG ACATTAGATCCGAAAGCTCAGTCAAAGAAGAAGATGGAAAAGCGATTTGTCTTCAACAAGACAGAAATGATGGGCAAGGTAGAATTTGAGTCTGCCATGTATCCCAACTGGTACATCAGCACCTCACAAGCAGAACAGATGCCCGTCTTCCTAGGAAATGTTAGAGGTGGCCAGGATATAACTGACTTCACCTTGGAAATCCTGTCTTCCTGA